From one Planococcus citri chromosome 3, ihPlaCitr1.1, whole genome shotgun sequence genomic stretch:
- the in gene encoding protein inturned — protein sequence MKMNTWRGTDNYNVEESQDFDDANSSCGSTCDSSCCEYHSDCSVPEWSDAVSDNGELFFIKCSPFVNESSTDTTDTKNCPTTKKRHKLSKFLKKHRFKKRKAVDRDRGNQNHDENCAASKSDRISDYGDVEDHLASVLFVNLVDTGHNDVIPGDSIIYFFPQPAVKNVVHSVRGALLTLYHLLPKLVEEAPESSTLLINEELLHLVYVEDGKELLIIASPENKCSLFELKQLSSCIVRYLKFRYKSLQGCFKDTVNHTSLNQFFGNLFIKMLKNVVGSPNYKKSNGNNVPESSIPIPVQFEDTFGFPFKLAIPHNLEMKIEEKLNKIEANDFGDLSEDCYGCQRLYTIIGTCLYYKGYLIVSHLSKEDQLDVHAFLRLNDLLDLTVTSTIESLVIWKEVNLSSCCFHLEGSRTFPSNKRWFLSIIGQDQGLLITLLESGGCSVRIDDIPKPDELYIDELQETLDNILNSGLADAINQLMKNNSNVPISHTNSSQKSLENLSITNGSNKNTLTKSSSTLSCESDISFHHSSPTLDDAYSDSLSRTNSSIFNDDSAPVLGRRAQRMKQLSNSGNIYPLYCSLSDSDRSDLDTTGSSHSSSFADVVKKSKEVHSSKRIIHGSSQALFHYVNLHFNNGVIICPLDSQGEKNLVHGAIMDNFRLCAQKVRHVLSQKKISNIGRYSRNSLPVKEFGMLFEYNEPDDRNNSTVYWVVGRAFNKDHLGEIYICYEDKTPQNLVEIAFRLAMAT from the exons ATGAAAATGAATACTTGGAGAGGAACTGACAATTATAATGTTGAAGAATCTCAAGATTTCGATGATGCTAATTCTTCTTGCGGCTCCACTTGTGATTCTTCGTGCTGTGAATATCATTCAGACTG TTCTGTACCAGAATGGAGCGATGCAGTTTCGGACAACggagaattatttttcatcaagtgtTCTCCATTTGTAAATGAGTCTTCTACCGATACAACTGATACCAAAAACTGTCCTACGACTAAGAAACGTCACAAgctatccaaatttttgaaaaaacatcgttttaaGAAACGAAAAGCTGTTGATCGAGATCGAGGGAATCAAAATCATGACGAAAATTGCGCAGCTTCGAAA AGTGATAGAATCAGTGATTATGGTGATGTGGAAGACCATCTGGCATCTGTTCTGTTCGTTAATTTAGTGGATACCGGACACAATGATGTGATCCCCGGAGAcagcattatttatttttttcctcaacctGCTGttaaaaatgtagtccattcgGTCAGAGGAGCGTTACTAACTTTGTATCATTTATTACCAAAATTAGTGGAGGAAGCTCCCGAAag CTCTACCCTTTTAATAAACGAAGAATTACTTCATTTGGTGTATGTAGAAGATGGCAAAGAGTTATTAATCATTGCATCGCCGGAAAACAA atgcTCTTTGTTTGAATTAAAACAACTGAGTTCGTGTATTGTGCGATACCTGAAGTTCAGATATAAATCTCTCCAAGG ATGTTTCAAGGATACCGTTAACCATACCagtttaaatcaattttttggcaacttattcataaaaatgctcaaaaacgtTGTGGGATCACcgaattataaaaaaagtaATGGGAATAACGTTCCTGAGAGTAGTATTCCAATTCCAGTGCAATTCGAAGATACCTTCGGGTTCCCTTTCAAACTTGCCATTCCACATAATTTAGAA atgaaaatcgaagaaaaattgaacaaaatcgaGGCCAATGATTTCGGTGAtttg agcgAGGATTGTTATGGATGTCAAAGATTATACACAATTATAGGAACTTGTCTCTATTATAAA GGTTATTTGATCGTATCTCATTTAAGCAAAGAGGATCAACTCGATGTACACGCTTTCCTACGTTTGAACGATTTATTAGACTTGACTGTAACATCCACTATCGAATCTTTAGTTATTTGGAAAGAAGTTAACTTGTCTTCATGTTGCTTTCATCTCGAAGGGTCGCGTACATTTCCTTCAAATAAAAGAtggtttttatcaataattggACAA GACCAAGGTTTGCTGATTACTCTGCTGGAATCCGGTGGTTGTTCCGTTAG GATTGATGATATTCCTAAACCGGATGAACTCTACATAGATGAGCTTCAAGAAACGTtggataatattttaaattcaggCCTGGCTGATGCTATTAACCA gttaatgaaaaataattcaaacgtTCCAATTTCGCACACAAATTCCAGTCaaaaatcattggaaaatttatcaataacgAACGGTAGTAACAAGA ACACTTTGACCAAAAGTAGTTCAACATTAAGTTGTGAAAGTGACATTTCCTTCCATCATTCTTCTCCAA CCTTGGACGACGCTTATTCGGATTCTTTGAGCAGAACAAACAGCAGTATTTTCAATGATGATTCTGCCCCTGTGTTGGGGCGAAGGGCTCAAAGAATGAAACAATTGAGCAACTCTGGTAATATATATCCGTTATATTGCAGTCTATCTGATTCCGATCGTTCTGATCTCGATACTACT ggTAGCTCGCATTCCAGTTCATTTGCTGACGTAgttaaaaaatccaaagaagTTCATTCGAGTAAAAG GATTATTCACGGGAGTAGTCAAGCTCTGTTTCACTACGTGAATTTACATTTCAATAACGGCGTCATAATCTGCCCTTTGGATAGccaaggtgaaaaaaatctcgttcaCGGTGCTATTATGGACAATTTTAGATTATGTGCTCAGAAAGTTCGGCATGTTCTTTCCCAAAAA aaaatatcCAATATCGGGCGTTATTCCAGAAATAGCTTGCCAGTTAAAGAATTTGGTATGTTGTTCGAGTACAATGAACCAGACGACAGAAATAATTCGACTGTTTATTGGGTTGTTGG aCGTGCGTTCAATAAAGATCATCTTGGCGAAATCTACATCTGTTATGAAGACAAGACTCCTCAGAATTTGGTGGAAATTGCATTTAGATTGGCAATGGCTACGTAA